Within Odontesthes bonariensis isolate fOdoBon6 chromosome 16, fOdoBon6.hap1, whole genome shotgun sequence, the genomic segment aagaaaaaaaaggcacaattCACACACAAGCCATCACTAGATTTGGACTTAATTTATTTGGACAAAATAACATGTTGGAATAAACACAGGAATTCGCTGTCTGAACACGCAGAGATTAGTTTTCATCTGTACAACCAGGTTTTTTCGGTTGGGAAGCAGGGCCACCATGCCTGCTCTTCACTCTTCCTCAGCCTCTCTCCACTCTTTAGGCATGACCTTCCCCACTGGTGACAGATTCCAGGTGATGCCGGTCTGAGTTAGCACCTGCACAAAGACGGGAGTCATTTATCAGAATGACAcaacacttgtttttttttttttaatcttcatcTTTCATTACAAATCTAAGTTCCTGTTGACTAAAATAAGTCAACCGAATGCCCAACAGCTCTATCAAAGTCCATAATGATGATatttgcatagaaataaaaatgatatTCAGAACATTCAGAGTAGAGAAAGCTTATAAAAAAAATGCCAACAAATAGACACCAAGAATAAGGCCAATGAAAGAAATGCAATCCATCCAAGAAATGttttaagcaaataaaaaccaaTTAAATCTTGAAACCTGGAAGGTTAAGTTTTTAGACTTCATTTAATCACTACTCGCACCTTAATGTATTTAGATCATATTTGAAGCCCTTATTGTTCATGTAGCCATATAGGCGCCAACATACAAGTTTATAATCATTATGTGTATGTCACTGTTGCCATCAGCCTAATTTATTCGACCTTGGACACTGAAAATCATGGGAGCATGTGTAGAATTGTTAGAAAAGCTTTCTGATCAGGTTATTCTTCTAAATGAAAGAGCAGTGACTCGACTTACGTATGACCACACAGCTGTGCAGAAGACAGCTCCACTGATCATCAAACCTGTGCCGTACTTTTGGTGGAATCCCAGAGGGGCAGTGGACCCATGCCTCATCTGCCTCACAGCCTGACCTGCAAAAACAACACAGTCCTCATGTAATGGCTGCCATCTCTTATCGGCAAGCTTAGCGTAGTATAACCCGTGATCAAAACTAGCTCCATCTGAATTCAACAACTTCATTTCCCCATTTAACCGTAGCGTTCAAAAACATTTGGACCTGTAATGGTTAACAGATCAATCAATCAGTGGATCATTTGTTTAGAGCACGGAAACattttcagacctgcaaatacctgggggtggtgctggataataaactggagtggtctgccaacataaaagcagtgtacaggaggggccagagccgtctgttcttcctgagacggctctggtccttcaatgtctgcagtgatatgatgtgcatgttttatcacactatcactgagagtgcactgttctatgctgttgtctactgtaggcgcctggacaaactggtgaaaaaggctggttctgttgtaggcagaaggctggaccctctcagtgctgtttttggagaacaataaacatcctctccacagcatcctggcaggacagaggagcagctgcagtgagaggctcatctctctgcgctgcaggactgagaggttcaggaggtgctttgttcccacagccataaggctttttaacagtaactgctgacatgttcttctcaaattgatctATTTAGTaatttcttcttattattattatcgttGTTGTTGTCTACAATCATTGtacatatttataattttttttagctacttgactcatttgAATTTCAACCATTAGGGGGATGaatgaagtatttttctattctattctaaaagtCTAATctggtttccttttcttttccaaaGGACAATGACATTTCAGGGTAGAACAAAAATATGATTCACGAAAAGGTTGCTGAAATGTAAGTCAACGTCTTTTCCCAAAACGGGAACTTTTTCGGTCGTTTTAAGATAGGAGAATCCTTCCGGTTAGTAGTGAACGCTGACCCCCTCAATCTTGTGTGACACAACAAAGTGACGTATGAAACCTAATCCTCCTTTTAAATTGAGTTCTGACATTTTCAGGACACGCTGGATGGAAAGAATGTCCTTTACTATCCTCCTTTTGCCTGCCTTTAAAATGAGATGATATCATCTAGGTAATTTAGCATGCACATTTGTCTCAAAGAACTCCAGCACAATAGTATAACTGCGGGAAAATGTCCA encodes:
- the cox7b gene encoding cytochrome c oxidase subunit 7B, mitochondrial, whose product is MYRFAKSAANISGQAVRQMRHGSTAPLGFHQKYGTGLMISGAVFCTAVWSYVLTQTGITWNLSPVGKVMPKEWREAEEE